In the genome of Deinococcus seoulensis, one region contains:
- a CDS encoding M1 family metallopeptidase, with protein MRPAARPSSLRPCRLHRWVLAGLLLTGSLLTDPPLLTGPLLSAAAQTTPAAAPAAQARPVGDTLYPTLGQAGLDAVHYDVHLSVTQPGTRALSGDVTALLRATRDLPLISLDFLGPAVTVALWNGQPVPFRQDHTAGKLLVLRALPAGQEARVTLRYAGVAGVLPDPVFPFTLGWQAVPDPLNVGGGANFAFSEPDGARTFIPVNDHPSDPATFTVTLTVPPGTAAVASGQRVRVTDTPASPDRPAAHTVTFDQTRPIPTYTLAVHIGPLEAVDRPPVNVGPGGAPVALRDYFPPGTPDTVRAPYRRTGEILTFLSDWFGPYPFRTYGSAVVTPRLPALETAGLSTMPVTSSSDRVLVHETAHQWFGNSVLLRDWSDVWLNESFATYAELLWQEHQGQNTQALTDAWYATLQRRGTRPLVAATPAEMFDSTAYQRGALALHALRRQVGDDSFRTFLRGYAQGGAATPSAAPERAAQVVGTGDLLAYTRRTLGEQAERVLRDWVQSSALPPAP; from the coding sequence GTGCGCCCGGCTGCCCGCCCGTCCAGTCTGCGCCCCTGCCGCCTGCACCGGTGGGTACTGGCCGGACTGCTGCTGACCGGCTCACTGCTGACTGATCCGCCGCTGCTGACTGGCCCACTGCTGTCGGCCGCCGCGCAGACCACGCCGGCAGCGGCGCCCGCCGCGCAGGCCCGCCCGGTGGGGGACACCCTGTACCCCACGCTGGGGCAGGCAGGACTGGACGCCGTGCACTACGACGTGCACCTGAGCGTCACGCAGCCCGGCACCCGCGCCCTGAGCGGCGACGTGACCGCCCTCCTGCGCGCTACGCGTGACCTGCCGCTGATCAGCCTGGACTTCCTGGGTCCGGCCGTCACCGTGGCCCTGTGGAACGGCCAGCCCGTCCCGTTCCGGCAGGACCACACGGCCGGGAAACTGCTGGTGCTGCGCGCCCTGCCTGCCGGTCAGGAGGCCCGCGTGACCCTGCGCTACGCGGGCGTGGCGGGCGTCCTGCCGGACCCGGTGTTTCCGTTCACGCTGGGCTGGCAGGCCGTGCCGGACCCGCTGAACGTGGGGGGCGGCGCGAACTTCGCGTTCAGCGAACCGGACGGCGCACGCACCTTCATTCCGGTCAACGACCACCCCTCGGACCCCGCCACGTTCACCGTCACCCTGACCGTCCCGCCCGGCACGGCCGCCGTCGCCAGCGGCCAGCGCGTACGCGTGACCGACACGCCCGCCTCGCCCGACAGGCCCGCCGCGCACACCGTCACCTTCGACCAGACGCGGCCCATTCCCACCTACACCCTGGCCGTGCACATCGGCCCGCTCGAAGCGGTGGACCGCCCGCCCGTGAACGTCGGTCCCGGCGGCGCGCCCGTCGCCCTGCGCGACTACTTTCCGCCCGGCACGCCGGACACGGTCCGCGCCCCGTACCGGCGCACCGGCGAGATCCTGACCTTCCTGAGCGACTGGTTCGGACCGTACCCGTTCCGCACGTACGGGTCGGCGGTCGTCACGCCGCGCCTGCCCGCCCTGGAAACTGCCGGCCTGTCCACCATGCCCGTCACGTCCAGCAGTGACCGGGTGCTCGTGCACGAGACGGCGCACCAGTGGTTCGGGAACAGCGTCCTGCTGCGCGACTGGTCCGACGTGTGGCTCAACGAGAGTTTCGCCACGTACGCCGAACTGCTCTGGCAGGAACACCAGGGCCAGAACACGCAGGCGCTGACAGACGCGTGGTACGCGACCCTGCAACGGCGCGGCACCCGGCCCCTGGTCGCCGCCACCCCCGCAGAGATGTTCGACAGCACCGCCTACCAGCGCGGCGCCCTGGCCCTGCACGCCCTGCGCCGTCAGGTCGGAGACGACTCCTTCCGCACCTTCCTGCGCGGCTACGCCCAGGGCGGCGCAGCGACCCCGTCAGCCGCTCCGGAAAGGGCCGCTCAGGTGGTCGGCACAGGCGACCTGCTGGCCTACACCCGCCGCACCCTGGGAGAGCAGGCTGAGCGGGTCCTGAGGGACTGGGTGCAGAGTTCCGCGCTGCCGCCGGCCCCCTGA